Proteins encoded in a region of the Salvelinus sp. IW2-2015 unplaced genomic scaffold, ASM291031v2 Un_scaffold667, whole genome shotgun sequence genome:
- the LOC112068740 gene encoding ERBB receptor feedback inhibitor 1 has translation MRLDCAWSMSTAGLTAQEICLPTDSPFLRASHCLSMAGAKPSWSHHHELDNLYFSMDAAPTEYNFQFQQQVPPSLNSERQKHSPGVQRLPSKKSRPTHLSLSSSAEPSTPSPAEDDQVVPSFQRLSVYERCSPPHTPSRGAKPLPPLPGRGDLSPDQAMDNEVEFFTSSDDSRCLVPEQCPPKPSASRYGAPSRRSFRHCGQINYAYFEGPVGQQRPQERQEQQRIQAQQRQQEQQQRLEQVEQQPTEQPVCPRQQDRAQRKLRRSHSGPAGSFNKPTSLRLPCHHRHTQGMDKPEVPPRVPIPPRPIKTADYRRWSAEVSSGAYSDEDKPPKVPPRDPLLSQGSSRTPSPKSLPSYLNGVMPPTQSFAPDPKYVRRGLQRQNSEGSPCILPVMENGMKASTTHYFLLPQRPAYLDKPYLEKFIRDMDCPAGRSRGASDPEWDCQTSRKAQVDLV, from the exons ATGCGACTCGATTGTGCCTGGAGCATGTCCACAGCGGGCCTGACTGCCCAGGAGATCTGTTTACCCACAGACAGCCCCTTCCTGCGGGCTAGTCACTGTCTCAGCATGGCTGGAGCCAAGCCCTCGTGGAGCCACCACCATGAGCTGGACAA TTTGTACTTCAGTATGGATGCAGCACCCACGGAATACAACTTTCAATTTCAGCAGCAGGTGCCACCATCGCTCAATTCTGAGA gACAGAAACATAGCCCTGGTGTACAGCGGTTACCCTCAAAGAAGTCCCGTCCCACCCATCTGTCCCTGTCATCCAGTGCTGAGCCCTCCACCCCTAGCCCTGCTGAGGATGACCAGGTGGTCCCGTCCTTCCAGAGGTTGTCTGTGTACGAACGCTGCAGTCCCCCACACACACCTAGCCGGGGGGCCAAGCCCCTGCCCCCTCTCCCTGGGCGGGGAGACCTTTCCCCTGACCAGGCCATGGACAATGAGGTGGAGTTCTTCACCAGTTCAGATGACAGCCGTTGCTTGGTTCCTGAGCAGTGTCCCCCTAAACCCTCTGCATCCCGCTACGGAGCCCCCAGCCGCAGGAGCTTCAGGCACTGTGGACAGATTAACTATGCCTACTTTGAGGGGCCAGTGGGGCAGCAGAGACCACAGGAACGGCAGGAGCAGCAGCGGATACAGGCGCAGCAGCGACAACAGGAGCAGCAACAAAGATTGGAGCAGGTAGAGCAACAGCCAACGGAGCAACCAGTGTGTCCCAGACAGCAGGACCGAGCCCAGAGGAAGCTGCGGCGCTCTCATTCCGGCCCTGCTGGCTCCTTCAACAAGCCCACGTCGCTGCGCCTGCCCTGTCACCACCGCCACACTCAGGGCATGGACAAACCAGAGGTGCCCCCCCGCGTGCCAATCCCCCCACGACCCATCAAGACTGCAGACTACCGCCGCTGGTCAGCCGAGGTGTCCTCTGGGGCCTACAGTGATGAGGACAAGCCCCCCAAGGTGCCCCCCAGGGACCCTTTGTTGTCTCAAGGCAGCTCCCGTACCCCCAGCCCCAAGAGCCTCCCCTCATACCTCAACGGTGTTATGCCTCCCACGCAGAGCTTTGCCCCAGATCCTAAGTACGTGAGGCGGGGTTTACAGAGGCAGAACAGCGAGGGGTCTCCCTGCATCCTGCCAGTCATGGAGAACGGCATGAAGGCCAGCACCACACACTACTTCCTGCTTCCACAGAGGCCTGCCTACCTAGACAAACCTTACTTGGAGAAGTTCATCCGGGATATGGACTGCCCGGCAGGTCGCAGTAGAGGGGCTTCAGACCCAGAGTGGGATTGTCAGACCAGCAGGAAAGCCCAGGTGGATTTAGTTTGA